A window of the Brassica oleracea var. oleracea cultivar TO1000 chromosome C1, BOL, whole genome shotgun sequence genome harbors these coding sequences:
- the LOC106331061 gene encoding probable serine/threonine-protein kinase At1g09600, giving the protein MGCIISSRKKKPVSPEHRPRFQVSPPATIIANDDDDQAQKVSEKVSDKLGLKELKREESVLVVNPPPRSSELADSGWPPWLISVAGEALVGWIPRRESHFEKQEQIGRGTFSKVFKARDLPRNKTVALKRIRFDVTDSESIKCIAREITILRKLDHPNIIKLEGLMLVKHDSSILYMIFEYMVLS; this is encoded by the exons ATGGGTTGCATCATCTCTTCTCGAAAAAAGAAACCGGTGTCGCCGGAACACCGTCCTCGCTTCCAAGTTTCTCCACCAGCAACAATCATCGCTAATGATGATGATGATCAAGCACAGAAAGTCTCAGAAAAGGTGAGTGATAAATTAGGTCTTAAGGAGCTGAAGAGAGAAGAGAGCGTTCTTGTTGTTAATCCTCCTCCTCGTTCATCGGAACTAGCTGACTCCGGTTGGCCGCCGTGGCTTATCTCCGTCGCTGGTGAAGCCCTTGTTGGTTGGATTCCTCGCCGTGAATCTCACTTCGAGAAGCAAGAACAA ATTGGAAGAGGAACATTCAGCAAGGTGTTCAAAGCTAGAGATCTTCCCCGCAACAAGACCGTAGCTCTCAAGAGAATCCGTTTCGATGTCACCGACTCAGAAAGCATCAAGTGCATAGCCAGAGAGATCACAATCCTCCGCAAGCTAGACCATCCGAACATCATCAAACTAGAAGGGCTAATGCTTGTAAAACACGACTCCTCGATCCTCTACATGATCTTCGAGTACATGGTGTTAAGCTAG
- the LOC106295559 gene encoding agamous-like MADS-box protein AGL19: MVRGKTEMKRIENATSRQVTFSKRRNGLLKKAFELSVLCDAEVALIIFSPSSKLYEFSSSGIANTIERYQRRVKETGLNHKRDDNSQQARDEIYGLTKKIEQLEISKRKLLGEGIDACSIEELQQLENQLERGLTRIRAKKYQLLREEIEKLKEEERNLIKENTELKEKLHGMGAIVVASSSSTLSSAEVNMDDNGNMEVETGLFIGPPETRQWKKIPPQN, from the exons ATGGTGAGGGGAAAGACTGAGATGAAGAGGATAGAGAACGCAACGAGCAGGCAAGTGACCTTCTCCAAGAGAAGAAATGGACTTTTGAAGAAAGCCTTCGAGTTATCAGTCCTTTGTGATGCTGAAGTTGCTTTGATCATCTTCTCTCCAAGTTCCAAACTCTATGAGTTCTCTAGCTCTGG TATCGCAAACACAATAGAACGATACCAGAGACGAGTCAAAGAAACTGGACTTAATCACAAGAGAGATGATAATTCTCAG CAAGCAAGAGACGAGATATATGGTTTAACAAAAAAGATTGAGCAACTAGAGATATCTAAACG GAAATTGCTTGGAGAAGGTATTGATGCATGTTCTATTGAGGAGCTGCAACAGTTAGAGAATCAATTAGAGCGAGGCTTGACCAGGATAAGAGCCAAGAAG TACCAACTACTCCGTGAAGAAATCGAGAAGTTGAAGGAAGAG GAGAGGAATCTCATTAAGGAAAATACAGAGCTGAAGGAGAAG TTGCATGGGATGGGAGCAATAGTAGTAGCATCATCATCATCAACCTTATCATCAGCGGAAGTGAACATGGATGACAATGGCAACATGGAAGTGGAGACCGGTTTGTTCATTGGACCTCCTGAGACAAGACAATGGAAGAAAATCCCTCCTCAAAACTAA
- the LOC106331067 gene encoding glutathione S-transferase T3-like — protein sequence MDFNPFEDSSNFVELLNSQQKVLFGNLSDTVSLSSSEVPKKVGKPRPERKEQRTWTPTDDIVLISSWLNTSKDSVVGNEQKSLAFWERLATYLSYSPKLAGCERREGSTCKQRWHKLNDLVCKFCGACEAATREKSSGMNENDVIKLAHEIFVSNHKKRFTLEHAWHELRHDQKWCESSTAKNESSSKRRKCGDGSHSASSQVNENDEGTNHSIGVKAAKARGKRPVVEGKELYDFQSMWSLKKADLQLKERLSKMILLQSNHR from the coding sequence ATGGATTTCAATCCGTTTGAGGACTCTTCTAACTTTGTTGAACTATTAAATAGTCAACAAAAAGTTCTCTTCGGTAACTTATCAGATACTGTTTCCCTCTCATCATCGGAAGTTCCTAAAAAAGTTGGCAAGCCTCGTCCAGAGCGTAAGGAGCAAAGGACCTGGACGCCAACAGATGACATAGTGCTAATCAGCTCATGGCTTAACACTAGCAAAGACTCCGTTGTTGGCAATGAGCAAAAGTCACTCGCCTTCTGGGAGCGACTTGCAACATACTTGTCCTATAGTCCTAAGCTTGCGGGCTGTGAAAGACGAGAGGGATCTACGTGCAAGCAACGTTGGCACAAGCTAAATGATCTAGTTTGCAAGTTTTGTGGGGCTTGTGAAGCAGCTACCAGGGAGAAAAGTAGTGGTATGAACGAGAATGATGTTATAAAATTAGCCCACGAGATCTTCGTCTCCAACCATAAGAAGAGGTTCACACTTGAACATGCTTGGCATGAGCTTCGCCATGACCAGAAGTGGTGTGAATCTTCTACAGCTAAAAATGAAAGCAGCTCGAAAAGGAGAAAGTGTGGGGATGGTTCACATTCTGCAAGCTCGCAAGTAAATGAAAACGATGAGGGAACGAATCATTCCATAGGTGTTAAGGCAGCAAAGGCCCGTGGAAAGAGGCCGGTGGTTGAGGGGAAGGAGCTGTATGACTTCCAGTCTATGTGGAGCCTTAAGAAGGCGGATTTGCAACTGAAGGAAAGGCTTTCCAAGATGATTTTGTTGCAAAGCAATCACCGTTAG
- the LOC106326682 gene encoding uncharacterized protein LOC106326682 gives MKQRKEDLRACFILCYFVLVICWFLILFSMLVPEIKIVHMSFTTELNNNSTTQQVHYLPLVSARWDLLIRVPGKLVGDYICLQGNLQASFLYKNVTLVTSSVQSYGKLEVGMPQLLNISAVATEEDLGGAAGMGEIMEAIKERTDLRFGSRLSLTDCREETEEGTLSYDCDETMLKFDQGSNHIKATTFGKHASCIVNL, from the exons ATGAAACAACGAAAAGAGGACCTGAGAGCATGCTTCATACTCTGCTATTTTGTCCTCGTGATATGTTGGTTTTTGATACTTTTCAGTATGCTAGTGCCCGAGATCAAAATAGTTCATATGAGTTTTACAACCGAGCTTAATAATAATAGTACAACACAACAAGTTCATTATCTTCCTCTGGTTAGTGCTAGATGGGATTTACTGATAAGAGTGCCTGGAAAACTTGTTGGTGATTACATATGCCTCCAAGGAAACCTCCAAGCCTCTTTTCTTTACAAGAATGTTACTCTTGTTACGTCCTCTGTCCAAAG TTACGGGAAACTCGAAGTAGGCATGCCTCAACTTCTCAATATTTCTGCGGTTGCTACTGAAGAAGATTTGGGAGGTGCAGCTGGCATGGGAGAGATTATGGAGGCTATAAAAGAGAGGACTGATTTGAGGTTTGGATCGCGGTTGTCACTTACGGATTGTAGGGAGGAGACAGAGGAAGGTACACTGAGCTATGACTGCGATGAAACCATGTTGAAGTTTGATCAAGGCTCAAATCATATTAAGGCGACTACTTTCGGGAAGCACGCAAGTTGCATTGTTAATCTTTAG
- the LOC106326672 gene encoding uncharacterized protein LOC106326672, with product MTKDNWPPEETRYFFQLYAEERRKGNRTSTSMNKVGKENIMVAFEDRFKKGYDSWQTFKNKYDTSRKKYTKFRKLTKNRTGLGFDNLGRIDMSDDWWSEREKECPGIRRSMWKEEFNMDLFEEEFRAVVVTGAEGWSAQHGEGSLNSRVGGDEGDEADSQPAAETETQAAAETETQPQAQTQTQQKTHSGSSRGKRKRKEKDMVVEACDKRTEALMVKNRIAERMLERQEAASVENVLQILYTLPGVREWSPLYEAAMEHLIDNEGSRRAFITMKTDEAKTKFLELRTKIKRDYEA from the exons ATGACAAAAGAT AACTGGCCTCCTGAGGAGACTAGATACTTTTTCCAACTTTATGCCGAAGAGAGAAGAAAGGGAAATAGGACCAGTACGTCTATGAATAAAGTAGGGAAGGAGAACATCATGGTGGCGTTTGAAGACAGGTTTAAGAAAGGATATGATTCTTGGCAGACTTTCAAGAACAAATACGACACAAGTAGGAAGAAATACACCAAGTTTAGGAAGTTAACTAAGAATAGGACAGGGCTTGGGTTTGATAACTTGGGAAGGATCGATATGTCAGATGATTGGTGGAGTGAACGAGAAAAG GAGTGTCCTGGGATTAGAAGATCCATGTGGAAAGAGGAATTTAATATGGATCTGTTTGAAGAAGAGTTCCGTGCTGTAGTAGTAACTGGAGCAGAAGGATGGAGTGCTCAACATGGAGAAGGAAGCTTAAATTCTAGAGTGGGTGGAGATGAAGGTGATGAAGCCGATTCTCAGCCAGCAGCAGAAACAGAAACTCAAGCAGCAGCAGAGACAGAAACTCAGCCACAAGCTCAGACACAAACCCAACAGAAGACTCATTCCGGAAGTTCAAGAGGAAAAAGAAAGCGTAAAGAGAAGGATATGGTTGTAGAAGCTTGTGACAAACGTACTGAAGCTCTTATGGTGAAGAATAGGATAGCGGAACGGATGTTGGAGCGTCAAGAAGCTGCTAGTGTTGAAAATGTGTTACAGATACTGTACACATTGCCTGGAGTGAGAGAGTGGTCTCCACTATATGAAGCAGCAATGGAACATCTTATAGACAATGAAGGGAGCAGAAGGGCTTTTATAACAATGAAGACAGATGAAGCTAAGACTAAGTTTCTAGAGCTTAGGACCAAGATAAAACGTGACTATGAAGCTTAG